One Mesorhizobium sp. L-2-11 genomic region harbors:
- a CDS encoding aldose 1-epimerase family protein, with the protein MVELYGKTLSRRQVSERSGMLSQFAGVRLMTLGDGVERGIRMLEFRTGSGLRFTALVDRALDIADCDFKGQAIGWHSPSGFRHPGLHEYEGEEGLAWARSFSGLLLTCGLDHILFMNEVPADSYNYPPKKSVRHSLHGRVSTIPARLTGYGETWDGDRCVLWAEGTVQQSTVFGEDLHLQRRIEADVGGNAIRLSDRVVNHGFSRTPHMYFYHINVSHPVLDEGSRYLAPIRDVVWAGHAGERYEAQKVGYRTAPAPQLGFAEQVWQHELGADARGDVPVAVVNDRLGLGLEVVTRKHQLPCAYEWQNFQAGHYALGIEPSTHHVLGNLAARERGEMIWLEHGESRSYEAVFRVLDGAGEIAGAESRIAAIARQPREDYPRPSGHFPVLGGRS; encoded by the coding sequence ACGCTTGGCGATGGTGTCGAGCGCGGCATCCGCATGCTCGAATTCCGCACCGGCTCCGGCCTGCGCTTCACCGCGCTGGTCGACCGGGCGCTCGACATCGCCGATTGCGATTTTAAGGGCCAGGCGATCGGCTGGCATTCGCCGAGCGGCTTTCGCCATCCCGGGCTGCATGAATATGAAGGCGAGGAGGGGCTGGCCTGGGCGCGGTCGTTTTCCGGCCTGCTGCTGACCTGCGGCCTCGACCATATATTGTTCATGAACGAGGTGCCCGCCGACAGCTATAATTATCCACCGAAGAAGTCGGTGCGCCATTCGCTGCATGGCCGAGTCAGCACCATCCCGGCGCGCCTGACCGGCTATGGCGAAACCTGGGACGGCGACCGCTGCGTGCTGTGGGCCGAAGGAACCGTCCAGCAGTCGACGGTGTTCGGCGAGGATCTGCATCTGCAGCGGCGGATCGAGGCCGATGTCGGCGGCAACGCGATCCGGCTGTCGGACCGCGTCGTCAATCACGGCTTCAGCCGCACACCGCATATGTACTTTTATCACATCAATGTCAGCCATCCGGTGCTCGACGAGGGCTCGCGCTACCTGGCGCCGATCCGCGACGTCGTCTGGGCGGGCCATGCCGGCGAGCGCTATGAGGCGCAGAAGGTCGGCTACCGCACGGCGCCGGCACCGCAACTGGGCTTTGCGGAACAGGTCTGGCAGCACGAACTCGGCGCCGACGCCAGAGGCGATGTGCCGGTGGCGGTGGTCAACGACCGTCTCGGCCTCGGTCTCGAAGTCGTCACCCGCAAGCACCAGTTGCCTTGCGCCTATGAGTGGCAGAATTTCCAGGCCGGGCACTATGCGCTCGGCATCGAGCCGTCGACACATCATGTGCTGGGCAATCTGGCAGCGCGCGAACGCGGCGAGATGATCTGGCTGGAGCACGGCGAAAGCCGTTCGTACGAAGCGGTGTTTCGGGTTCTCGACGGCGCCGGCGAGATCGCCGGCGCCGAGAGCCGGATCGCAGCGATTGCCAGGCAGCCGCGGGAGGATTATCCGCGGCCATCGGGTCATTTTCCTGTTCTGGGAGGCAGGTCGTGA
- a CDS encoding fatty acid desaturase family protein gives MAGKVKRDYSLVGESTRRAIETGLASAEWYHTDVPRKVIKELMQRSDGPAIRDTIIWIAAILVSAAGGVYFWGTWWCVPFFFVYGVLYASASDSRWHECGHGTAFRTRWMNDVVYQIASFMLMRNPVTWRWSHARHHTDTIIVGRDAEIAVMRPPDLLRTALVFTGILDFRYSLPALVRQAVGKLTPDEKSYVPEMEQHKVVIAARWHIAIYIATIALAVFMQSWIPLVLIGGPRLYGTWHMVLTGLLQHIGLADNVVDHRLNTRTVYMNPISRFIYWNMNYHVEHHMFPMVPYHALPRLHELIKHDLPAPNPSMWHAYREVWPVLLRQLKYEDYFLKRELPPTARPYRGEFHDVNMSAAAE, from the coding sequence ATGGCTGGCAAGGTGAAGCGCGATTACAGCCTGGTTGGCGAAAGCACACGCAGGGCGATCGAGACGGGACTGGCTTCCGCCGAATGGTATCACACCGATGTCCCGCGCAAGGTCATCAAGGAGTTGATGCAACGTTCCGACGGCCCGGCGATCCGCGACACGATCATCTGGATCGCCGCCATCCTGGTCTCCGCCGCCGGCGGCGTCTATTTCTGGGGCACCTGGTGGTGCGTGCCGTTCTTCTTCGTCTATGGCGTGCTCTATGCCTCCGCCAGCGATTCACGCTGGCACGAATGCGGCCACGGCACGGCTTTTCGCACGCGCTGGATGAACGATGTCGTCTACCAGATCGCCAGCTTCATGCTGATGCGCAACCCGGTGACCTGGCGCTGGAGCCATGCCAGGCACCACACCGATACAATCATTGTCGGGCGCGACGCCGAGATCGCCGTGATGCGCCCGCCGGACCTGCTGCGCACCGCGCTCGTCTTCACCGGCATCCTCGACTTTCGCTATTCGCTTCCGGCACTGGTACGCCAGGCGGTCGGCAAGCTCACGCCGGACGAGAAAAGCTACGTGCCCGAGATGGAACAGCACAAGGTCGTCATTGCCGCGCGCTGGCATATCGCCATCTACATCGCCACAATCGCGCTCGCGGTTTTCATGCAGTCGTGGATACCGCTGGTGCTGATCGGCGGGCCGCGCCTCTACGGCACCTGGCACATGGTGCTGACCGGCCTGCTGCAGCACATCGGCCTGGCCGACAATGTCGTCGATCACCGGCTCAACACCAGGACCGTGTACATGAATCCGATCAGCCGCTTCATCTACTGGAACATGAACTACCACGTCGAGCATCACATGTTCCCGATGGTGCCCTATCACGCGCTGCCCAGGCTGCATGAATTGATCAAGCACGATCTGCCGGCGCCGAACCCGTCGATGTGGCATGCCTATCGCGAGGTCTGGCCGGTCCTGCTCAGGCAGCTCAAATACGAGGACTATTTCCTCAAGCGCGAGCTGCCGCCGACGGCACGGCCCTACCGTGGCGAGTTCCACGACGTGAACATGTCGGCAGCAGCTGAATAG
- a CDS encoding MocE family 2Fe-2S type ferredoxin, whose amino-acid sequence MADWVEACAVDDVDEEDVIRFDHGGRSFAIYRSPDDEFFATDGFCTHEKAHLADGLVMDDIIECPKHNGRFNYKTGQAKGAPVCVNLQTYPVKVEAGKVMIQI is encoded by the coding sequence ATGGCCGATTGGGTCGAGGCGTGCGCCGTGGACGATGTCGACGAAGAGGATGTCATCCGCTTCGATCATGGCGGCCGCAGCTTCGCGATCTACCGTTCGCCGGACGATGAATTCTTTGCCACAGACGGCTTTTGCACACATGAAAAGGCGCATCTGGCCGATGGGCTTGTCATGGACGACATCATCGAATGCCCGAAGCACAATGGCCGCTTCAACTATAAGACCGGCCAGGCCAAGGGCGCGCCGGTCTGCGTCAATCTGCAGACCTATCCGGTGAAGGTCGAAGCTGGCAAGGTGATGATCCAGATCTAA
- a CDS encoding 3-methyl-2-oxobutanoate hydroxymethyltransferase, producing MSRKRPTVADLRAMKGKRQLTMLRVLTMEEAEAAERAGVDIVSVPPELVLNPQYRDAAPSLFTMPGDNFYEIGTADDFVRWAFRLYKASADAVYCSAGFATVKRLADDNIPVIGHVGLIPSRATWTGGFKAVGKTADSAMQIFEAVKQYEAAGAIGAEIEVVPVEVAKAISERTSLIMLSMGAGTGCDAQYLFADDVLGQNRSHMPRHSKVYRNFAAEFDRLQAERIAAFSEYVADVNSMAYPEDKHVVHMDPDQLGRFMENIDAG from the coding sequence ATGAGCCGGAAAAGACCGACGGTGGCAGACCTGCGCGCCATGAAGGGCAAGCGGCAATTGACCATGCTGCGGGTGCTGACGATGGAAGAGGCCGAGGCTGCTGAACGAGCCGGTGTCGACATCGTCTCGGTGCCGCCGGAATTGGTACTCAATCCGCAATACCGCGATGCCGCACCCAGCCTGTTCACCATGCCGGGCGACAATTTCTACGAGATCGGCACAGCCGACGATTTCGTCCGCTGGGCGTTCCGGCTCTACAAGGCGAGCGCCGATGCGGTTTATTGCAGCGCCGGCTTTGCCACCGTCAAACGGCTGGCCGATGACAATATCCCGGTGATCGGCCATGTCGGCCTGATCCCGTCGCGCGCCACCTGGACCGGCGGCTTCAAGGCTGTCGGCAAGACCGCCGACAGCGCCATGCAGATTTTCGAGGCCGTCAAGCAATACGAAGCGGCCGGCGCGATCGGCGCCGAGATCGAAGTGGTGCCGGTCGAGGTGGCCAAGGCGATTTCGGAACGCACCTCGCTGATCATGCTGTCGATGGGAGCCGGCACCGGCTGCGACGCGCAATATCTGTTCGCCGACGACGTCCTTGGCCAGAACCGCAGCCACATGCCGCGCCATTCCAAGGTCTATCGCAATTTCGCCGCCGAATTTGACCGCCTGCAGGCGGAACGCATCGCCGCTTTTTCCGAATATGTCGCCGACGTCAACAGCATGGCTTATCCCGAAGACAAGCATGTCGTGCATATGGACCCGGATCAGCTCGGTCGGTTCATGGAGAACATCGACGCCGGATGA
- a CDS encoding FitA-like ribbon-helix-helix domain-containing protein, producing MPAITIRNLPVETHRALKMRAAQHGRSTEAEIRDILENATRPEGRIKLGSLLAEIGREARLTDEEWASFEATLERDKTPAEPIRFD from the coding sequence ATGCCGGCGATCACGATACGGAATCTGCCCGTTGAGACGCATCGTGCTCTCAAGATGCGCGCCGCCCAACACGGGCGCAGTACCGAGGCCGAAATCCGTGACATCTTGGAAAATGCGACAAGACCAGAAGGGCGGATCAAGCTGGGTTCTCTTCTGGCCGAAATCGGTCGCGAGGCGAGACTGACCGACGAGGAATGGGCTTCATTCGAGGCCACACTTGAGCGCGACAAGACGCCAGCCGAGCCGATCAGGTTCGACTGA
- a CDS encoding type II toxin-antitoxin system VapC family toxin, whose amino-acid sequence MILLDTNVISEAMRDTNNGRVIDWIDAQSVETLYLAAITVAELRLGIAVLPAGKRRDRIRARLEQEVLPVFAGRVLPFDMETSETYANLMAHARGMGRAIDRADGYIAATAASHGYSVATRDTSPFEAAGVAVINPWDESN is encoded by the coding sequence ATGATCCTCCTAGATACGAACGTCATTTCGGAGGCAATGCGGGATACGAACAATGGCCGCGTCATCGATTGGATCGACGCGCAGTCCGTCGAGACGCTTTATCTGGCGGCGATCACTGTAGCCGAGCTGCGCCTTGGCATTGCAGTGCTGCCTGCCGGTAAGCGTCGAGACAGGATTCGCGCGCGGCTTGAGCAGGAAGTGTTGCCGGTGTTCGCCGGGCGTGTCCTGCCGTTCGACATGGAGACCTCGGAGACCTATGCAAACCTTATGGCACATGCGCGGGGGATGGGCAGGGCCATTGATAGAGCTGACGGGTATATCGCCGCCACAGCGGCCTCCCACGGTTATTCAGTCGCCACGCGCGACACGTCTCCTTTCGAGGCAGCAGGCGTGGCGGTCATAAATCCGTGGGACGAATCCAACTAA
- a CDS encoding amidohydrolase family protein — MKKAIDAHFHIWRQEDQPWLRGPMVPRIFGPYEPIRRDYPIEEFLADQQGSGVEKAVYVQTNWAKEDFETEVAFLQTTANETGWPHAIVGYADMTVDDISPQIDRLIKYPLLRGVRMQLHWHETPAFRFAASADQVVDPKVRANVTRLKDFGLSFDLQLFPAQMKDGLTLVGENPETNFILTHAGMLTDMSEESTQAWKAGLRTLSAAPNLYAKLSGLGTFVHRNDPTLIAYIVDNAIDILGSDRLMFGSNFPIEKLWTSHAELIKAHREAVAKHGAAAEADIFWNTAERVYRPV, encoded by the coding sequence ATGAAAAAGGCGATCGACGCGCATTTCCACATCTGGCGCCAAGAGGACCAGCCCTGGCTGCGCGGGCCGATGGTGCCGCGCATTTTTGGTCCCTACGAGCCGATCCGCCGCGACTACCCGATCGAGGAATTCCTCGCCGACCAGCAGGGCTCGGGCGTCGAGAAGGCGGTCTATGTCCAAACCAACTGGGCCAAGGAGGATTTCGAGACCGAAGTCGCCTTCCTGCAGACGACGGCTAACGAAACCGGCTGGCCGCATGCGATCGTCGGCTATGCCGACATGACGGTGGACGATATCAGTCCGCAGATCGACCGGCTGATCAAATACCCCCTGCTGCGCGGCGTGCGCATGCAATTGCATTGGCACGAAACGCCGGCCTTCCGCTTCGCCGCGTCCGCCGATCAGGTTGTCGACCCGAAGGTGCGGGCCAATGTGACGCGGCTGAAGGACTTTGGCCTGTCCTTCGACCTTCAGCTTTTCCCGGCCCAGATGAAGGACGGGCTAACGCTTGTCGGCGAAAATCCTGAAACCAATTTCATCCTCACCCATGCCGGCATGCTGACCGACATGTCGGAGGAATCCACACAAGCCTGGAAGGCCGGCCTGCGCACGCTTTCAGCAGCGCCAAACCTCTACGCCAAGCTGTCCGGCCTCGGCACCTTCGTCCATCGCAACGACCCGACGCTGATCGCCTACATCGTCGACAACGCGATCGACATCCTCGGCAGCGACCGTCTGATGTTCGGCTCGAACTTCCCGATCGAGAAACTGTGGACCAGCCACGCAGAGCTGATCAAGGCGCACCGGGAGGCGGTGGCGAAGCATGGTGCGGCCGCGGAGGCGGATATCTTCTGGAACACGGCGGAGCGGGTGTATCGGCCAGTGTGA
- a CDS encoding vWA domain-containing protein, whose product MMWGESLPRAAAPLLGFGRLLRRYGFAVAPEQVSGFMQAVTLLGPRSMADIHEAALATLAPPPDRRDEFEAHFQSYFYGNTAAVIEGEADEETRIKDDGGASDEENEVARQEEGGALSSGAEQLRARDFQRDGDGLAAFRRKLATALPARRSFRTVRTHARGKLDLRRSLREIVSADGDIPSPLLRRRQTVPRKLLLLIDVSGSMKLYTSDYLKLAHAAVQGADRAEIFTFGTRLTRITTALRIRDRDQALARVAALVDDWDGGTRMGPTLLAFLSVPRFSSLARGAAVVILSDALERGDHAELEMAMRRLSARAFRLSLATPLAGDPRFRPATAALRAILPLLDDLADGSSIAGLSDFILSLARPAAAAAAIWKRVS is encoded by the coding sequence ATGATGTGGGGAGAAAGCTTACCCCGCGCCGCAGCACCCTTGCTCGGCTTTGGCCGGCTGCTGCGCCGCTACGGCTTTGCAGTCGCGCCAGAACAAGTCTCAGGCTTCATGCAGGCGGTGACGTTGCTCGGGCCCCGCTCGATGGCCGACATCCACGAAGCGGCGCTTGCCACGCTGGCGCCGCCGCCCGACCGCCGCGACGAATTCGAGGCGCATTTCCAGAGCTATTTCTACGGCAACACCGCGGCCGTCATCGAAGGCGAGGCCGATGAGGAAACCCGCATCAAGGACGACGGCGGCGCCAGCGACGAAGAGAACGAGGTGGCGCGCCAGGAGGAAGGCGGCGCGCTATCGTCCGGCGCCGAACAGTTGCGCGCCCGCGACTTCCAGCGCGACGGCGACGGGCTTGCCGCCTTCCGCCGCAAGCTCGCTACCGCCCTGCCCGCCCGCCGCTCCTTCCGTACCGTGCGCACGCACGCGCGCGGCAAGCTCGATCTGCGCCGCTCGCTGCGCGAAATCGTCAGTGCCGACGGCGATATACCGTCGCCGCTGCTGCGCCGCCGGCAGACCGTGCCGCGCAAGCTTTTGTTGCTGATCGACGTGTCCGGCTCGATGAAGCTCTACACATCGGATTATCTCAAGCTGGCGCACGCGGCGGTGCAAGGCGCGGACCGGGCTGAAATTTTCACCTTCGGCACGCGGCTGACCCGCATCACCACCGCGCTGCGCATTCGCGACCGCGACCAGGCGCTCGCCCGCGTCGCAGCATTGGTCGACGACTGGGATGGCGGCACCCGCATGGGACCGACGCTGCTCGCCTTCCTGTCGGTGCCGCGCTTTTCCTCACTTGCGCGCGGGGCGGCGGTCGTCATCCTGTCCGATGCGCTGGAGCGCGGCGACCATGCCGAGCTTGAAATGGCGATGCGCCGGCTGAGCGCCCGCGCCTTCCGGCTGTCGCTGGCGACGCCGCTGGCCGGCGATCCGCGTTTCCGGCCAGCGACGGCAGCGCTTCGCGCCATCCTGCCGCTGCTCGACGATCTGGCCGACGGCTCGTCGATAGCCGGTCTCAGCGATTTCATCCTGTCGCTCGCCCGCCCCGCTGCGGCGGCGGCAGCAATCTGGAAAAGGGTTTCATGA
- a CDS encoding AAA family ATPase, with protein MPKKSARTRSVDTVAISPEAVASRLAASRYLADESLATAIFLAIRLGKPLLLEGAPGVGKTEAAKAIAELLGRDLVRLQCYEGIDAAHALYEWNYQRQLLAIRHAGEHEVDIYDDRFLIARPLLQVLKAPQKRVLLVDEIDRSDHEFEALLLEFLSEFQISIPERGTIRATAQPIVILTSNRTRELAEALRRRCVYHWITYPDAEREAAIIMLRAGDVANATARAVAAAVRDIRARPLAKPPGIAEAVEWANAATILEKGGSPWPEAFRRAIGVLIKDEEDLSYIAPELGRIVEEALA; from the coding sequence ATGCCCAAAAAAAGCGCCCGGACTAGAAGTGTCGACACTGTCGCCATTTCGCCGGAGGCGGTGGCATCGCGCCTCGCCGCCTCGCGCTATCTGGCCGATGAAAGCCTGGCCACCGCCATTTTCCTGGCGATCCGGCTGGGCAAGCCGCTGCTGCTCGAAGGCGCGCCGGGCGTCGGCAAGACCGAGGCGGCCAAGGCGATAGCCGAACTGCTCGGGCGCGATCTGGTGCGGCTGCAATGCTACGAAGGCATCGACGCCGCGCATGCGCTTTACGAATGGAACTATCAGCGCCAGTTGCTCGCCATCCGTCATGCCGGCGAGCATGAGGTCGACATCTATGACGACCGTTTTTTGATCGCACGGCCGCTGCTGCAGGTGCTGAAGGCGCCGCAAAAGCGCGTGCTGCTGGTCGACGAGATCGACCGCTCCGACCATGAGTTCGAAGCGCTGCTGCTGGAATTTCTTTCCGAGTTCCAGATCAGCATTCCCGAGCGCGGCACCATCCGCGCGACGGCCCAGCCGATCGTCATCCTGACCTCAAACCGCACCCGCGAACTGGCGGAGGCGTTGCGGCGGCGCTGCGTCTACCACTGGATCACCTATCCCGACGCCGAGCGCGAGGCCGCCATCATCATGCTGCGCGCCGGCGACGTCGCCAACGCCACGGCGCGCGCCGTGGCTGCTGCCGTGCGCGACATTCGCGCCCGTCCGCTGGCCAAGCCGCCGGGCATCGCCGAAGCGGTCGAATGGGCGAACGCCGCGACCATCCTCGAAAAGGGCGGCAGCCCGTGGCCGGAAGCCTTCCGCCGCGCCATCGGCGTACTGATCAAGGACGAGGAGGACCTGTCCTACATCGCCCCCGAGCTTGGCCGGATCGTCGAGGAGGCACTGGCGTGA
- a CDS encoding xanthine dehydrogenase family protein molybdopterin-binding subunit, protein MAIRRGRGVAAINYPTGMNLGGDPTQALVHSTPTGNFMVTLSSVDLGQGMKQIMAQICAETIGVPTDRVVVDTADTDTGPHCMGTFASRGTHRAGNAVIQAAREARQVMLEVAAEELEVNASDLETDGQGNILVKGAPQRSISIFDVALSAHFKRGRSISGRGMFLIPRSYPEKETGAMKPSTCYAHACTVAEVEVDDETGEVTVLTVKNVFEIGRALNPKMIEQQLVGGSWMGISHALYETTEPYYPNRDHGGTDFNQYLMPGPGDLAQTEIIVLERPSADGPFGAKGPGEMCANPQIPAVANAVFDAVGVRIDTLPITPERILRALKAQASN, encoded by the coding sequence ATGGCGATCAGGCGCGGGCGCGGCGTCGCCGCGATCAACTATCCGACCGGCATGAATCTCGGCGGCGACCCAACCCAGGCGCTGGTCCATTCGACGCCGACCGGCAATTTCATGGTGACGCTGTCGAGCGTCGATCTCGGCCAGGGGATGAAGCAGATCATGGCGCAGATCTGTGCCGAGACGATCGGCGTTCCGACCGACCGCGTCGTCGTCGACACCGCCGACACCGACACCGGCCCGCACTGCATGGGCACCTTCGCCTCGCGCGGCACGCACCGCGCCGGCAACGCCGTCATCCAGGCGGCCAGGGAAGCCCGGCAGGTGATGCTGGAAGTTGCCGCCGAGGAACTTGAAGTGAACGCTTCGGATCTCGAGACCGACGGCCAGGGCAACATCCTGGTCAAGGGCGCGCCGCAAAGATCGATCTCGATCTTCGATGTCGCGCTGTCGGCTCACTTCAAGCGCGGCCGCTCGATTTCCGGCCGCGGCATGTTTTTGATCCCGCGCTCCTATCCCGAGAAAGAAACCGGCGCGATGAAGCCGTCGACCTGCTACGCGCATGCCTGCACGGTGGCCGAAGTCGAGGTCGACGACGAGACTGGCGAGGTCACCGTGCTGACGGTCAAGAACGTCTTCGAGATCGGCCGCGCGCTGAACCCGAAGATGATCGAGCAGCAGCTCGTCGGCGGCTCGTGGATGGGCATCAGCCACGCGCTCTACGAGACGACCGAGCCCTATTATCCCAATCGCGATCACGGCGGCACCGACTTCAACCAGTATCTGATGCCGGGACCGGGCGATCTTGCGCAAACCGAGATCATCGTGCTGGAGAGGCCCTCGGCCGACGGACCCTTTGGCGCCAAGGGGCCGGGCGAAATGTGCGCCAACCCGCAAATCCCGGCGGTCGCGAACGCGGTCTTCGACGCCGTCGGCGTGCGCATCGACACGCTGCCGATCACGCCGGAACGCATCCTGCGGGCGCTGAAGGCGCAAGCCTCGAACTGA
- a CDS encoding xanthine dehydrogenase family protein molybdopterin-binding subunit, with the protein MELRKSYFADQRKDDLHEIGQPRPRSDSPGHVTGKTAYFADRNFPGMLHLKMVRSPHHHARIRSIDTSEAQMHPGVVKVLTAKDVPHNVYTILILIQIGPEDETVLADGKVRWKGEAVVAVLAETERAAQEAAAKVKVDYEVLPAVFDMEEALKPGAPVVNEYHGRNYYLYDSGECRKVRFGDVEAGFAGADHVLEQTYQSSPIEHAPTETTGCIVAPEGNDRFTCYTNTQAMFFTLDNASIILQMPGNRLHFVGGTVGGGFGGKVDVIVEPIAILGAKLTGRPVSFIYSREEEMQISSPRAAEKVVIKDGVMKDGRIVARKVTGYTDAGAYSRHSPYGAQKGAAHYPGPYTIPNVWIDTYCVYTNRTPSSAMRGFGVTIGDFALEVQMDKLARLIGMDPLEFRFINAYRDGDMKAHRQPTEGAALIECMQEASRAANWPVAEKFMAMSSYAKGA; encoded by the coding sequence ATGGAACTCCGCAAGAGCTATTTCGCCGACCAGCGCAAGGACGATCTGCACGAGATCGGCCAGCCGCGGCCGCGCTCGGATTCGCCCGGTCATGTCACCGGCAAGACCGCCTATTTCGCCGACCGCAATTTTCCAGGCATGCTGCATCTGAAGATGGTGCGCAGCCCGCATCATCACGCCCGCATCCGCAGCATCGACACTTCAGAGGCGCAGATGCATCCGGGCGTGGTGAAAGTCCTGACCGCCAAGGACGTGCCGCACAATGTCTACACCATCCTGATCCTGATCCAGATCGGCCCGGAAGACGAGACGGTGCTGGCCGACGGCAAGGTGCGCTGGAAAGGCGAAGCCGTGGTGGCGGTGCTGGCCGAGACCGAGCGTGCCGCCCAGGAAGCAGCGGCCAAGGTCAAGGTCGACTACGAGGTGCTGCCGGCCGTCTTCGACATGGAAGAAGCGCTTAAGCCCGGTGCGCCCGTTGTCAACGAATATCACGGCCGGAATTATTACCTCTATGACAGCGGCGAATGCCGCAAGGTGCGCTTCGGCGATGTCGAGGCCGGCTTCGCCGGCGCCGATCACGTGCTCGAACAGACCTATCAATCGTCGCCGATCGAGCACGCGCCGACCGAGACGACCGGCTGCATCGTCGCGCCGGAGGGCAACGACCGCTTCACCTGCTACACCAACACGCAAGCGATGTTCTTCACGCTCGACAACGCCTCGATCATCCTGCAGATGCCCGGCAACAGACTGCATTTCGTCGGCGGCACCGTCGGCGGCGGCTTTGGCGGCAAGGTCGACGTCATCGTCGAGCCGATCGCCATCCTCGGCGCCAAGCTGACCGGGCGGCCGGTCTCCTTCATCTACAGCCGCGAGGAGGAGATGCAGATTTCCTCGCCGCGCGCCGCCGAAAAGGTCGTCATCAAGGACGGCGTCATGAAGGATGGCCGCATCGTCGCCAGAAAAGTCACCGGCTACACCGATGCCGGCGCCTATTCGCGCCATTCGCCCTATGGCGCGCAGAAGGGCGCCGCTCACTATCCCGGCCCCTACACCATCCCGAACGTCTGGATCGACACCTACTGCGTCTACACCAACCGCACCCCCTCCTCCGCCATGCGCGGCTTCGGCGTCACCATCGGCGATTTCGCGCTTGAGGTGCAGATGGACAAGCTCGCCCGGCTGATCGGCATGGACCCGCTCGAATTCCGCTTCATCAACGCCTACCGCGACGGCGACATGAAGGCGCACCGCCAGCCGACCGAGGGCGCGGCCCTGATCGAGTGCATGCAGGAAGCCTCGCGCGCCGCCAACTGGCCGGTGGCGGAAAAATTCATGGCGATGTCGTCCTACGCGAAGGGAGCTTGA
- a CDS encoding (2Fe-2S)-binding protein: MAKVPVQFTLNGAEKAEFIDSGTTLLHALRDKIGDTSPKGGCHQGTCGACSVIIDGELRLSCLTLAETCNGAAITTTSGLSQGGVLHPLQRAFLDAFATQCGFCTPGMIIAAKVLLDHTPDPSRDEVVEALSGNICRCTGYEPIIQAVLTAARSNSQNAA; the protein is encoded by the coding sequence ATGGCAAAGGTCCCGGTTCAGTTCACGCTCAACGGCGCGGAGAAGGCCGAATTCATCGACAGCGGCACGACGTTGCTTCATGCACTGCGCGACAAGATCGGGGACACCTCGCCGAAAGGCGGCTGCCATCAGGGCACATGCGGCGCCTGCTCGGTCATCATCGACGGCGAGCTGCGGCTGTCCTGCCTGACGCTCGCCGAGACCTGCAACGGCGCCGCCATCACCACTACGTCGGGGCTTTCGCAAGGCGGCGTACTGCATCCTTTGCAGCGCGCCTTCCTCGACGCTTTCGCCACCCAATGCGGCTTCTGCACGCCGGGCATGATCATTGCCGCCAAGGTGCTGCTCGATCACACGCCGGACCCCAGCCGCGACGAGGTGGTCGAGGCGCTGTCGGGCAATATCTGCCGCTGCACCGGCTACGAGCCCATCATCCAGGCGGTGCTGACCGCCGCGCGGTCCAATTCGCAGAACGCGGCTTGA